The DNA region GCAATCCATGTTGTAGCACACGCCCATGCTAAAGTATTAAACATAATTGAAATAATTGCAGTTTCTTTAACTTCTCCAGGAATCAAAAAAGCAAGTAATGTCATACCTAAATAAGCAACTATAAGTCCTCCAAAAATGCAGAAAAAGATTCTAAAAAGACCTAATCTTCTTCCACTCTTTTCTGGAGTTTGTAAATAATTATATATATTTTTTAACATTTAAATTTCTTTTAAAATGAATAACTTAATGTAAATATTGCAGTTCTTCTTTCACCATAAGCAGCAGTTACTGTTCCTGCTGTTTCAATATAATCTTCATCAGTTAAATTTTTTACACTAAAGTTTGCTTTCCAATTACCTTTTTTGTACCCAAGCATTGCATTATAAATAACATTTGAGTCTATTTTTATATCATTGCTTGTATCTGCAAATCTACTTCCTATATATCTAGCACCTGCTCCAACATAAATATTTTTTAGTCCTAAGTCTGTTAAATCATATGTAGTGAAAATATTTGCATTGTGCTTTGGAACACCTGTTAATTGATTATTATCATAGTTTATATCTTCTGTTTTTGTATATCCATACGAAGCAACTAATGCCCAGTTTTTTGTTATCTGACCCATTAAGTCAATTTCAAAACCTTTACTTTTAATTTTTTTACTTGTTCTATAAAACATATTTGCCCTTGTTGCTGTTGGGTCTTGTTGTGCAACATTTTCTTTTTCAATTTTAAATAGTGAAGTTGTAAGTGTAAAGTTATCATTGAATAGTTTTTGTCTTACTCCAACTTCATACCCTTTGCCTTCTTCTGGCTCTAATAAATTACCATTTTTATCAATATAACTACTATTTTGAGGATTAAAAGATTCAGAATAGTTTGCAAAAAGTGTTGTTTTTGGTGAAAGTTTATAAACTAATCCAATTTGTGGTGTAGTTGCTGAATCAGTATAGTTATTTTTTGTATCAGTTAATACATTTTCATTTTCTGTTTTAACTTTTTGATATCTAAGACCTAAACTTAGTATTAAATCTTGCGTTAAATTTATATGGTCTTGTATAAAACCTCCATAGTTTTTTGTTTCACTTCTTGAATAAACATATTTATATGCATTTGGATGATCTGATAAATAACTTAATGAACCTCCATAGTTAACATTTTTAGGGTCAAGAATATAGTTAATTGTAGTGTCATAGTATCCAGAATTTGTTGTTTTTGATTTTTTTGCATCAAATCCTAAACTAAGTCTATTTCTTAAACCTCCTAAATAAAACTCTTTATTTATAGTATATTGCGCAAGGTGTTCTGAAGAATCAAAATCTTGTGTAGAGAAATTTCTAGTGATTGTATTTGGATTTCCTCTTGTTATATATGGCGCATATACTGAATCATTTGTTCTTTCTAAATCTATGTATCTATATCTAAAAGTTGAGTTCCATGTATCATAATTACTATCAAAATCAAATCCTGCAAGTTTTTGTTCTTTTTCGAATTCTGCATCTGGATGTGTTGTTATTGTATCTCTATTTGTAAGAGGTTTTCCATTCTCTTTTACAAAAGTACCAAAATCAGCCGGTGATTTATCATCTAAATATTCACTTATAAGTGTGATTGTATTATTGTCATCTATATCATAAGCAATTGATGGAGCTATAAATAGTTTTTTTGTATCAACATTAAAATCTCTTGCATCTTCTTTATGTGTATATGTAGTAACTAATCTATATCTTAGTGAGCCATCATCATTTAATGAACCACCTAAATCAATTTTTGGCTTAAAAGATGGATCATTTGAAGTTGCTTCAAATTCAACTTTTCTGATATTCTCTTTTGTAGGTTTTTTCTTTACAATATTTATTAATCCACCAGGATTTGCTTCTCCATATTGTAAAGAGTCGGGACCTTTTAATATTTCAACTTTTTCAAAATTAAAAATTTCACTATTTGTAATGGCATTTGTAATATTAAATCCATCTCTTAAAGTGGGTGCTCCTGAAAATCCTCTTATTATATAGTTATTATTTCTTCCATGACTATCTCCTGCATATGCTACATTTGATGACATAGTAACTATATCTGTTAAACTTTGTGGTTGATAATCTGATATAAAATCTTCATTATAAACTTGAATAGATTTTGCAGAATCATCTAGCTCTATTCCTGTTCTATTTATATCTACTTTTTCAGTAGGTTGGTATTGTGATATTGTCTTTTCTGTAACTGTTATACTATCTAGTTCTTTTGTTTGTTTGTTATTATCATCTTTTGCAAAAAGTGAAGATGATGTTAATAATATAGTTGATAATATAAAAGAAATACTCTTTTTATTAGATATTTTCATATATGTTTCTCCTGCGCAAATAAGTGAAGGAATAATACATAAAATGATTATAATTATCAATATGTAATAATCAAATTAAGGAAAAAATTATCTATAAAAGGGAAAATTAGTAATTATATTGTTTTTTATAAAGACTAGGAGAGATACCAAATTTATCAAAAAATAGTTTACTAAAGTTACCTGTGTGTTTATATCCTACTTTTAAACATACTTCTTTTACACTAATCTCTTTTTCAAGTAGTTTTTTTGCTTCTTTTAATCTTTGTTCTTTTAGCATTTGATAAATTGTCATATTATAATATTGTTTAAAATCTTTTTTTAAATAACACTCATTTGTTGCTGATTTATTGGCAATATCTTTTATACTTAATTGTAAATGGTATTGTGTAAGTATTATATCTTTTGCTTTTTTTAGTGATTCTATTTTATCAATACTTAAAGTAGGGTCATCTTTAGGATTCATTATTTTGCCAAGAGTATAATAAATAAGTTTAGTACATAAAGATTCCAAATTTAAATTAGAAAGTAGGCTCTCATCTTTGTTATTTTTGTTTATATGATTTAACATATCCAATTGAATTGAATCAATCAATCCTCCTTGCATTATTGAGTAGTTATGATTTTTTGATTCTGTCATTTTTGAATTTAAATTATTTAACTTTTGTGCAAGTTCTAAAAATAGCTTTTCTTTAATTCCAATAGTAATACTATTATAGTTTAGATTCTTTTTTAAATTTATTTGTGTTTTAAATTGATTTGATGAGAGTCCTAAAAAGAATGAATTTTTCTCTAATACAAAATTTTTTTCGTTATCAAATATATATTTTATATCATTTGATAGATTAAAAATAATCACTGCACCAGAAATATCTGAAGATAAATTTATATTACTATTCTCTTTTACTTTATAGTTGCAAATAGAACTTGCTATTCCATTTCCAAAATCATGCCAATAAAAATTACCATTTCCAAACTCTTTTTTTACTTTTGCAGTTAATGATTCTCTTGAAAAAGGATTTATTGATTTCTTTTCTATATTTAGTAAATTTTTGTATTCTATATTCTTCAAATAAATTTCCCAATTGTAAATAGTATTATGATAATAGTAATCAAAATTTATTTAAAAGGGAATTAATGTAAATTAAAACAGAATATTAAGAAGATGAGCTTTATTTGTATTGTATCTAATAAAAGATTCTTCAAGATACATTTTATAGTTATTTTTATTTATACCTCTAAATTTTTTCAATCTTTTAGAAATATAATCATTTATATTTTTTGAAGAGTTTAAATATCCTAATATAAAATATGAGTTTTTATCTTTATTGTAAAGTATTTTTACTGCATTGGCTTTTTTGTGATTAGCTAATTTTTCTTTGATTTCATATTCTATTAAATTAAATAGTTTTTTATTGTTTGTTTCTTCTTTGTTTAGATAGTAGTATCTATTTTTATGCTCTATGTAATAAAGGTCTATTTTATTAAAACTATAATTATATAAGATTATGTAGTCTTGAGAAGTATTTGTAATATCAAATCTATTTTGTGTTTTGTTAAGAAGTAAAGTTCTAAAATCTTTATAATATTTATTTATTGTTTGCCTACTAAGATTTACTTTTTTTGCTGTATCGCTTGCAGTAAAATCTTGTATAAAGTATTTATAAATATCTTCTATTTTTGTAAGTTCTATTTTTCTTGAATTTAAATTTTTTAATATCATAGTGATATATATTAATAGAAAAAAATGTGCAAAAAATGTGGATATTTAAATATTATTTTTTCTTGTTTTTTGATTGTCATGATGAAAAAATAAATAATATTTTTATAAGGATAAAAAAGAAATAATTCCACAAGAATAATTATGATAATGATTATCGTAAATAAACACAAGGAGTAAATTTATGAAATTTAATGGAAGAAGTTTCGTTAAGCTCTCTTTATTAACAGCTTTTATTTTAAGCTCTCAATCATATGCAAAAGAAGAAAATAAAGTTGAAAAGAGTAGTAAATCATTAGGATCTGTGGAAGTTGTTTCATCTACTAATTCAGAAAACACAAAATCATATACAACAGATAAAATGAGAACATCTAGTAAATTGAATTTATCAATTAGAAACACACCTCAATCTGTATCTATTTTAACAACACAACAAATGAAAGATCAAAATATAACTTCATTTCAAGATTTGATGGAGAATGTATCAGGTGTCACAATA from Malaciobacter molluscorum LMG 25693 includes:
- a CDS encoding helix-turn-helix domain-containing protein, whose protein sequence is MKNIEYKNLLNIEKKSINPFSRESLTAKVKKEFGNGNFYWHDFGNGIASSICNYKVKENSNINLSSDISGAVIIFNLSNDIKYIFDNEKNFVLEKNSFFLGLSSNQFKTQINLKKNLNYNSITIGIKEKLFLELAQKLNNLNSKMTESKNHNYSIMQGGLIDSIQLDMLNHINKNNKDESLLSNLNLESLCTKLIYYTLGKIMNPKDDPTLSIDKIESLKKAKDIILTQYHLQLSIKDIANKSATNECYLKKDFKQYYNMTIYQMLKEQRLKEAKKLLEKEISVKEVCLKVGYKHTGNFSKLFFDKFGISPSLYKKQYNY
- a CDS encoding TonB-dependent siderophore receptor; translation: MKISNKKSISFILSTILLTSSSLFAKDDNNKQTKELDSITVTEKTISQYQPTEKVDINRTGIELDDSAKSIQVYNEDFISDYQPQSLTDIVTMSSNVAYAGDSHGRNNNYIIRGFSGAPTLRDGFNITNAITNSEIFNFEKVEILKGPDSLQYGEANPGGLINIVKKKPTKENIRKVEFEATSNDPSFKPKIDLGGSLNDDGSLRYRLVTTYTHKEDARDFNVDTKKLFIAPSIAYDIDDNNTITLISEYLDDKSPADFGTFVKENGKPLTNRDTITTHPDAEFEKEQKLAGFDFDSNYDTWNSTFRYRYIDLERTNDSVYAPYITRGNPNTITRNFSTQDFDSSEHLAQYTINKEFYLGGLRNRLSLGFDAKKSKTTNSGYYDTTINYILDPKNVNYGGSLSYLSDHPNAYKYVYSRSETKNYGGFIQDHINLTQDLILSLGLRYQKVKTENENVLTDTKNNYTDSATTPQIGLVYKLSPKTTLFANYSESFNPQNSSYIDKNGNLLEPEEGKGYEVGVRQKLFNDNFTLTTSLFKIEKENVAQQDPTATRANMFYRTSKKIKSKGFEIDLMGQITKNWALVASYGYTKTEDINYDNNQLTGVPKHNANIFTTYDLTDLGLKNIYVGAGARYIGSRFADTSNDIKIDSNVIYNAMLGYKKGNWKANFSVKNLTDEDYIETAGTVTAAYGERRTAIFTLSYSF